GGGGGCCTCGTGTAtgtgccccccctccccccggctgccgccatcttgtagGGATGACGCGGCATTAACCCTTCACGATACTGACTAAACCCAGGTGATCCCTGACTGTGCAGAGTTTGGGGTAACTGAGGGTCGCCGCTGACATGTCGGACCCCAAACACTTCCGGGTGGGCGCCGTGCGATCACTAGTTTATAGGGGGCGGCCCCCACTGTTGTAGCCCCCTAGCGAGCTCCTCTTTATTGCGGGTGACGCAGCGGGGGTCGGCGGGCGTCATGTGGGGTCTGCCATGTCCCCCCAGATGTTCTGCtcacacctctgcttgctgtcacacaaTAGCCTTCATCATGTTTGGATTCCATTGCGACCCCTCAGAAAATGGAAATGGTGATAAAGCGGTGCCCTCTGGCGGCCAACTCAAGTCATTACACCGCTCGAATTGTGATACTGCGCCATCTAGTGGTTGTTGAGACTTCTACCGGGGTTCAGCCTCCTGCCAACGTCTGAAGCAggtagtgctccctctagtggcattGCCGCTAATGCTTTCTGAAtatctccctctggtggttactgctgGTACTGTATGCTGTATGTCTCAGTTGTGGCTACTGGTACTGTATGCTTCtatctccctctggtggttattttTGGTATTGTATGTCTCCCTCTTGTGGTTGGTGCTGGTAGTTCTCGCTGTATATTTCCCTCTAGCAGTTCTTGCTGGAGCTGTATGCTGTATATCTCCCTCTGGTGGTCAGAGCTGGTTCTGCACGCCGTGTCTCTGTCAGGACTGGAGTTGTCAATAAAGTTGGGCGAGTTCAGTCAGTGTCCTTGTGTCATGGTGGAGTACAAGGAGAGTCCTCTCGCCAGTCGGCCGGAGGGGCTGGACCCGGCCCGGTATTATGACCTGACCCCGGAGCAGCGGAGGCTGCAGGAGAGGCGCCAGGCCCTGAGGGCGCAGGTGAAGAGGGAATATCTGCTGAAGCTCAATAATCCGCACAGGACCGGCATGGTGGTGAGCAGGGGCTCCCGGGGGCCGCGTAAcggatgggggggaggggggagcagGGGCTCCCGGGGGCCACGTAACGTACGGGGTGGAGTGCAGGGGCTCCCGGGGGCCACGTAACGGATGGGGGGGGGGAGCAGGGGCTCCGGGGGGCCACGTAACGGATGGGGGGGGGAGCAGGGGCTCTCGGGGGCCACGTAACGGATGGGGGGGGTGGAGGGCAGGGGCTCCTGGGGGCCACGTACGTATAGGGTGGAGGGCAGGGGCTCCCGGGGGCCACGTAACGGATGGGGGGGTGGAGGGCAGGGGCTCCTGGGGGCCACGTACGTATAGGGTGGAGGGCAGGGGCTCCCGGGGGCCACGTACGGATGGGGTGGAGGGCAGGGGCTCCTGGGGGCCACGTAACGGATGGGGGGGGGGGTGACGGGGGCTCCTGGGGGCCGCGTACGTATGGGGTGGAGGGCAGGGGTTCCCGGGGGCCACGTAACGGATGGGGGGTGACAGGGGCTCCTGGGGGCCACGTACGGATGGGGTGGAGGGCAGGGGCTCCTGGGGGCCACGTAACGGATGGGGGGGGTGACAGGGGCTCCTGGGGGCCACGTACGGATGGGGTGGCGGGCAGGGGCTCCTGGGGGCCGCGTACGTATGGGGTGGCGGGCAGGGGCTCCTGGGGGCCGCGTATCTATGGGGTGGCGGGCAGGGGCTCCTGGGCCCCAGCTGCAGATGTGGTGCTGGGTAGATAAAGCATTGGGGGCTTCTGGGTCACATGGCCGCTGCTGTCACCCGTCTCTCCTCCCTACAGGAAGACCCCGCTATCACCCGCTGGATGTTTGCCCGGAATCAGAACATTTACCCCAACTTCCGGCCGACGCCCAAGAACTCGCTGCTCGGCCTCTTCTGGACCGTCGGCCCCTTCCTCTTCCTTTATACAATCATCATGAAGGACCGGGTGAGCCGCTGCCGCCATTTACtgactccgccctgtgctccgcagtGGGTGGGGCCTAGCGAGTGGGGCCATCGGGCCACCCCTGCTGATGCATCTGATGGGGGTCTGCCTTCAGTtcactgcacccatcccccattcaTGGCGCCAGATCTGCTGCTGTCCGGCCTGGAATAATCCACAGGCTCCAGGAGAAGATCTCTGatggctgtcagtgaatggaaacgccGCTGTTTGTAGCCGGGGGCTTCTGGTTTCCTTGGTGTTGGAGCATAACCCTGGGATGACGGAAACTCGCTCAGCTCTAGTgcgcacagctgagggtttgttacagtggtGGGGAGGTGATGGCACCATCTGCTGACACTCTGCAGTGACGGCTCCGGTCCGGCTGCAGGATGCGGTATATCGGGGGCAGCCACGTATCCCCCCACAGCCTGGGACTCCTCAGATACTTAGGTGGGCTGCTGTTATAGTCCTTCTGGTGGGCTGCTGCCGTCCTGCGTGGGCTGATTGCAGTGTGGGTTTGTGGGGGCGACGCTGCGGGGGGGGCGACACATGGGATTTATATCTGGGTTTGTCTAGACTGGCTACAACtgtaacaaaccttcagctgtgagACGTGTTGGGTCAGGAGGGTTCTCGGCCTCTGAATGTTCTCAGCAGCGGTTGTGATGATGGTTTGGAATGATCCAGTGAGGCCGGGTGCAGACGATCCGGGACGGTCAGCGCTGTGTACCCAGGGTCCGCCGCCGCCGTCTGTAGAGCGCAGGTGACGCCTCTGATCAGGGATCCATCACCACGTccgatacattgtacgggtgacactTCTCTTGCAGAGAcgcgctgcggtctggagagacgcgccccaTGTCCGTCTCCACGGGCGTCTCTGGAAATCCCCCCACTGTGCTATAACATCCAGAGGCTGCACCGAGCGTCCGACCCACAGCGATTCCTGACCGGCTGCACACCCTGAGGATGATAAATCTTCGCCCCAGTGCGGAGCCGGACGCCTCCTGAATTCTggctgcagctctggctgtgagcggagtATGAGGCGGAGTGTTTCCAGCTCTCCCCGTATTCAGTGCAGTCTGTAATTAGATCGTCGGCTCTTCTTTTTCTGAGGGCAGAGACACACGGCCGTGTTCCTCCTGCGATAATCGAACTGcgcggactggccggcagctctcctgaccGGAACATGACgccatgatggattactatgcagctgtcaagggcaggagagccgacagccagtaccaggtttagggctcatactcacttgcgagaaactcggatgagtctgcaCCCGGCacacaggagcggagcgtgcggatacatgtattcctatgcggccgcacgctccgatctgagtgccggcagcagcgccgggtattaacatgcgaggctCATCGGAGTATgagcccttccagtgtgtctctgcccttacTCTTATTTCTTATGTTTTCTACAGGAGCGAAAGGAAAAGCTCATCAAAGAGGGAAAATACGAGCGTCCGTTCCACCTCTCAAACTGACGGCGGCTCCACACCGAACCTGTGTCCCGTAATAAAGTCCCTGCACTGTCGCCTTGTGGTCCTGATGCTTCACCGCCTGGGCTGTGGGGGAGGGGGAGTGCGCCGACACTCgggacatagaaatacatgcagccgcacacaccggtcctgagtgccagcggcagtgccaggtgTTGATgccagagacttgtgcgagtttattgcattgcactcacaagtgtgacccggccttatTCTCAGGTTCTTGCTTTGCTGGTCGCCTCCTGTCTGGTGAGAAGATGAAGCCTCTGCTTatactctagtcacatccaaatCTGCATGTCCAGTTCTGCAGTGTTTGTAGGCTGCCTGCTCCGGCCGCTCATTCAGTTTCTGCTCTGCTCTATTTTTTTGTCATCGTTGCAGAAACGCCGAGTATCTGCATGTACAGAACACGGCTGACCGTAACAGTCTCctcatacaggaaagaaatataactTGGTACCGTGTagatagccagtagatagaaaaatatttagaattgagagtcctcagtggttgataccttttaatggcgaactgagaagatggtaacaaatcgcagctttcgagactacacaggtctcttcatcaggcaaatgaCGAAtagaaaatctgaagaatcacatatttatgcacaacatagtatagaaaaaaaaaagggggggaaaaaaaccatggataagatgggtgacatgaagcagaattaccatgggtgataaacagttacgtccataaatattgggccaattcttagataaggattgttttattgtcctgtgattcgggtctctgttgtgatgacccctcatggtctgaggggcaagttccttagttgatgtaaaaagacataaatccgtgtgacacattcattcctgcagttatagtgtcaaaggtcgtcatccgtttatattcccagactcttctgtctctctgagatttgaagttgccttttagtacaagtaatttcatgtccataatgttatgatttgggagacagaaatgtattgccacaggtagatccattcttttttctcttattgtgtggcggtgagagttcatccttgttcccagtttctgccctgtctcccccacatacagacccccagttggacatctagtacaaataattaggtacaccacattagaagtgacacagctgaaagtacctgggatcttgtagaaacctgtccatttataatgaccacggacaagataaagatccccaattcacatcaggactacaagatcccaggtactttcagctgtgacactaatgtggtgtacctaattatttgtactaaatgtccaactgggggtctgtatgtggggggaaaaaggcagaaactgagaacaagaatgaactctcaccgccacacaataagagaaaaaagaatggatatacctgtggcaatacatttctataTCCCATattataacattatggacatgaaataacttgtactaaaaggtaacttcaaatcacaGAAAgatagaagagtctgggaatataaactgatgacgacctttgacactctaactgcaggaatgaatgtgtcacacggatttatgtctttttacatcaactaaggaacttgcccctcagaccatgaggggtcatcacaacagagaccctaatcacaggacaataaaacaatccttatctaagaattggcccaatatttatggacgtaactgtttatcacccatggtaattctgcttcaggtcacctggcttatccatggtttttttccccccttttttttttcta
The Ranitomeya imitator isolate aRanImi1 chromosome 3, aRanImi1.pri, whole genome shotgun sequence genome window above contains:
- the NDUFB4 gene encoding NADH dehydrogenase [ubiquinone] 1 beta subcomplex subunit 4; translation: MVEYKESPLASRPEGLDPARYYDLTPEQRRLQERRQALRAQVKREYLLKLNNPHRTGMVEDPAITRWMFARNQNIYPNFRPTPKNSLLGLFWTVGPFLFLYTIIMKDRERKEKLIKEGKYERPFHLSN